One Thermoflexus hugenholtzii JAD2 DNA window includes the following coding sequences:
- a CDS encoding glycosyltransferase family 4 protein: MARIVIDVTAAVRQGAGIGRYARELTRAILQAFPEHRYTLFYAGPVRFSLTWAQAPGLRLRAAPLPEKGMVWLWHRLSLPVPLELFTGVADLIYSPDFLLPPTLPGRRTLLTVHDLSFEVMPETLPAPLVAYLRRNVPRAVRRATHILADSEATRQDLIRLWGVPAEKITVLYSGVESRFRPVQDPALHARVRARYGLGPWPFILTVGTVQPRKNYPRLIEAFAALVREGIFPEGHLVIVGEKGWQAEGTFEAIRRSGMAERIHWLGFVDDADLPALYSAAAVFALVSRYEGFGLPALEAMACGTPVVASRVSSLPEVVGEAGVLVDPESVADIVRGLRAALEDPERRAALREAGLGRARRFTWEAAARQWHEIVLRLLNLEA, from the coding sequence ATGGCGCGCATCGTCATCGACGTCACCGCGGCGGTGCGGCAGGGCGCGGGGATCGGGCGCTACGCCCGGGAGCTGACCCGCGCCATCCTGCAGGCGTTCCCGGAGCACCGTTACACCCTGTTCTACGCCGGCCCGGTGCGCTTCTCCCTGACGTGGGCGCAGGCCCCCGGGCTCCGCCTGCGGGCGGCCCCGTTGCCCGAGAAGGGCATGGTCTGGCTCTGGCATCGCCTGTCCCTCCCGGTCCCCCTGGAGCTCTTCACCGGGGTGGCGGATCTGATCTATTCCCCGGATTTCCTGCTCCCGCCCACGCTGCCCGGGCGGCGCACGCTGCTGACCGTCCACGATCTTTCCTTCGAGGTGATGCCCGAGACCCTCCCCGCGCCGCTGGTGGCCTACCTGCGCCGGAACGTCCCCCGCGCCGTTCGGCGGGCGACCCACATCCTGGCGGACTCCGAGGCCACGCGGCAGGATCTCATCCGGCTGTGGGGCGTGCCGGCGGAGAAGATCACCGTGCTCTACAGCGGGGTGGAATCCCGCTTCCGACCGGTTCAGGACCCGGCGCTTCACGCGCGGGTTCGGGCGCGCTACGGGCTGGGGCCGTGGCCGTTCATCCTCACGGTGGGCACAGTGCAGCCGCGCAAGAACTACCCGCGCCTGATCGAGGCCTTCGCGGCCCTGGTGCGGGAGGGGATCTTCCCCGAGGGCCATCTGGTCATCGTGGGGGAAAAAGGATGGCAGGCGGAGGGGACCTTCGAGGCGATCCGGCGCTCGGGGATGGCGGAGCGGATCCACTGGCTGGGCTTTGTGGACGACGCGGATCTGCCGGCGCTATATTCCGCCGCTGCGGTGTTCGCGCTGGTCTCGCGGTATGAGGGCTTCGGCCTGCCGGCGCTGGAGGCGATGGCCTGCGGGACGCCGGTGGTGGCCTCGCGGGTCTCCTCCCTGCCGGAGGTGGTGGGGGAGGCGGGGGTGCTGGTGGATCCGGAGTCCGTGGCGGACATCGTGCGGGGGCTGCGAGCGGCCCTGGAGGATCCCGAGCGGCGGGCGGCGTTGCGGGAGGCGGGCTTGGGGCGGGCCCGCCGCTTCACCTGGGAGGCGGCCGCCCGGCAATGGCACGAGATCGTCTTGCGGCTCCTCAACCTTGAGGCGTGA
- a CDS encoding patatin-like phospholipase family protein: MRRAWVLSGGGNRGPLQVGAMRALLEQGLEPDFLVGTSAGAINAVAFAADPTLPGLERLAQAWRGVRRADIYPGNLFTILWRILTRQDSLFDSSGMRRVLQAHLPPGVRTFGDLRRPCYVTAADLRTQRLILFGEDPSTPVLEPVLASASVPVIHPPVRFRGMQLVDGGVVAVVPVSIALEKGAEEIYVVDLSFGPQILPPRRGIVEIAMTAYQTLLDEQTLDDLYDALQAPVTLHHVCIPAFREISFLDFSRTAEMLEAGYEAMRRYLEDPHPDQICAITAEARRALTAQMVPGGGRTYAPPRRRRLLEMGPSKG; this comes from the coding sequence ATGCGACGGGCGTGGGTGTTGAGCGGAGGCGGCAACCGGGGTCCGCTCCAGGTGGGGGCGATGCGGGCGCTGCTGGAGCAGGGGCTCGAGCCCGACTTCCTCGTCGGCACCTCCGCCGGGGCCATCAACGCCGTGGCCTTCGCCGCCGACCCCACCCTCCCGGGCCTGGAGCGCCTGGCCCAGGCCTGGCGGGGCGTCCGCCGCGCAGATATCTACCCCGGCAACCTGTTCACCATCCTCTGGCGCATCCTCACCCGCCAGGATAGCCTGTTCGATAGCTCGGGGATGCGGCGCGTGCTGCAGGCCCATCTCCCGCCGGGGGTGCGGACCTTCGGGGACCTACGGCGGCCGTGCTACGTGACGGCGGCGGACCTGCGCACACAACGCCTCATCCTGTTCGGCGAGGATCCCTCCACCCCGGTGCTGGAGCCGGTGCTGGCCAGCGCCAGCGTCCCGGTCATCCATCCTCCGGTGCGCTTCCGCGGGATGCAGCTGGTGGACGGCGGGGTCGTGGCGGTGGTTCCGGTCTCCATCGCCCTGGAGAAGGGGGCGGAGGAGATCTATGTGGTAGACCTGAGCTTCGGCCCGCAGATCCTGCCGCCCCGCCGGGGCATCGTGGAGATCGCCATGACCGCGTATCAGACCCTCCTGGACGAGCAGACCCTAGACGACCTTTACGATGCGTTGCAGGCGCCGGTGACGCTCCATCATGTGTGTATCCCCGCCTTCCGGGAGATCTCCTTCCTGGATTTCTCCCGGACCGCTGAGATGCTGGAGGCGGGCTACGAGGCGATGCGCCGTTATCTGGAGGACCCGCATCCCGATCAGATCTGCGCGATCACGGCCGAGGCCCGCCGGGCCCTAACGGCTCAGATGGTCCCCGGCGGGGGCCGAACCTATGCGCCGCCGCGCCGGCGGCGGTTGCTGGAGATGGGGCCTTCAAAAGGATGA